A genomic region of Magnolia sinica isolate HGM2019 chromosome 6, MsV1, whole genome shotgun sequence contains the following coding sequences:
- the LOC131249453 gene encoding mechanosensitive ion channel protein 5-like has product MDEAENSVPIQVVLRVDPQSSTPKQSSEIIPQLISEDHNHLSVFEPEDEHIKEDSEAEDEEEDHHKCKIKLRVITKWAAFIVITACLISTFTIPSLIHKTLWGLELWKWCLTILVVFSGRIFSGWLVSFSVFIFRLSFMLHHKFAYVDSDLLMGVQNCVWLGLVFLIWKLMVTPDVEVPSRSHRLLSKVTRALIVVLVGSIIWVVKIVVMKMATTLFHFSRFFDRIREHIVHLYIIYTLLGSSRRKINRSWWRKRIGIDPKDLTKLSRKNLSWWNANRLVLYIKWAWLSRISKTDDETWSEDTDDRQAKAAARKIFKNVAKAGAR; this is encoded by the coding sequence ATGGATGAAGCAGAAAATTCCGTCCCAATCCAAGTCGTCCTCCGCGTAGATCCTCAAAGCTCCACACCCAAACAGTCTTCGGAGATAATCCCCCAACTAATTTCAGAAGACCATAACCACCTATCTGTATTTGAACCCGAAGATGAACACATCAAAGAAGATTCTGAAGCCGAAGATGAGGAGGAGGATCACCACAAGTGCAAAATCAAACTGAGGGTCATCACCAAATGGGCCGCCTTCATCGTCATAACGGCCTGCCTCATTTCCACCTTCACCATCCCTTCTCTCATCCACAAGACCCTCTGGGGACTCGAGCTCTGGAAATGGTGCCTCACGATCCTCGTCGTCTTCTCTGGCCGCATCTTCTCCGGCTGGCTTGTCAGCTTCTCCGTCTTCATCTTCAGGCTCAGCTTCATGCTCCACCATAAGTTTGCGTACGTGGACTCCGACCTGCTCATGGGCGTGCAGAACTGCGTTTGGCTCGGTCTAGTCTTTCTAATCTGGAAATTGATGGTTACTCCAGATGTCGAGGTACCAAGCCGCTCTCATAGGCTCTTGAGCAAGGTCACCCGCGCTCTGATAGTGGTgctggtggggtccatcatatgGGTGGTGAAGATCGTGGTGATGAAGATGGCCACTACGTTATTCCACTTTTCCAGATTCTTCGACCGGATTCGGGAGCACATCGTACACCTGTACATTATATATACACTGTTAGGTTCGAGCCGGAGGAAAATAAACCGATCCTGGTGGAGGAAGCGGATAGGGATCGATCCGAAAGATCTGACGAAGCTGAGCCGGAAAAACCTGTCGTGGTGGAATGCGAATCGGCTGGTtttgtacatcaaatgggcgtgGCTGTCCAGGATCTCGAAGACCGACGACGAGACGTGGAGCGAGGACACAGACGACCGGCAGGCGAAGGCAGCAGCCAGGAAAATCTTCAAGAACGTTGCCAAAGCGGGCGCGAGGTAA